The proteins below come from a single Tachypleus tridentatus isolate NWPU-2018 chromosome 13, ASM421037v1, whole genome shotgun sequence genomic window:
- the LOC143237694 gene encoding uncharacterized protein LOC143237694 isoform X1: protein MTPFVAERKEDISRTFIQPKVFMSDMYLRCSVAVFDACYIDECLTSGDIMNVAVGRFCLYPDDLYKDKKEQTKLTASPPPNHTDLAKEGCTPKTTGNTCRAGTSILTQGQDDSVLMMCNSELLSKLNSGEIHIRDLPQVGGNIEELTFDKRNFEVTILPDLKPADLCRVIKWMKKSQGV from the exons ATGACGCCATTTGTTGCAGAAAGGAAAGAAGACATTTCAAGGACATTCATTCAACCCAA AGTGTTTATGAGCGACATGTATCTTCGGTGCAGTGTAGCTGTATTTGACGCTTGTTACATCGATGAATGTCTGACATCTGGTGACATTATGAATGTAGCTGTAGGGAGATTTTGTTTATATCCTGATGATTTATATAAAG ACAAAAAAGAACAGACAAAACTTACTGCTTCTCCACCACCGAACCACACAGACTTAGCTAAAGAAGGTTGTACTCCGAAAACCACTGGTAATACATGTAGGGCAGGAACTTCGATTTTGACCCAAGGACAAGATGACTCAGTGTTAATGATGTGTAACAGTGAGTTGTTGTCGAAATTGAACTCTG gagaAATTCACATCCGGGACCTTCCTCAGGTAGGTGGTAACATTGAGGAATTAACctttgataaaagaaattttgAGGTCACCATTCTACCTGACCTCAAACCTGCCGATCTTTGTCGAGTTATAAAATGGATGAAGAAGTCTCAAGGTGTTTGA
- the LOC143237694 gene encoding uncharacterized protein LOC143237694 isoform X2 gives MSDMYLRCSVAVFDACYIDECLTSGDIMNVAVGRFCLYPDDLYKDKKEQTKLTASPPPNHTDLAKEGCTPKTTGNTCRAGTSILTQGQDDSVLMMCNSELLSKLNSGEIHIRDLPQVGGNIEELTFDKRNFEVTILPDLKPADLCRVIKWMKKSQGV, from the exons ATGAGCGACATGTATCTTCGGTGCAGTGTAGCTGTATTTGACGCTTGTTACATCGATGAATGTCTGACATCTGGTGACATTATGAATGTAGCTGTAGGGAGATTTTGTTTATATCCTGATGATTTATATAAAG ACAAAAAAGAACAGACAAAACTTACTGCTTCTCCACCACCGAACCACACAGACTTAGCTAAAGAAGGTTGTACTCCGAAAACCACTGGTAATACATGTAGGGCAGGAACTTCGATTTTGACCCAAGGACAAGATGACTCAGTGTTAATGATGTGTAACAGTGAGTTGTTGTCGAAATTGAACTCTG gagaAATTCACATCCGGGACCTTCCTCAGGTAGGTGGTAACATTGAGGAATTAACctttgataaaagaaattttgAGGTCACCATTCTACCTGACCTCAAACCTGCCGATCTTTGTCGAGTTATAAAATGGATGAAGAAGTCTCAAGGTGTTTGA